The Dokdonia donghaensis DSW-1 DNA window TCTGCATCTACCCCAAAGGTATGATCATCTGTCATCATAAATGAAGATGGTTCTTCTATGAAAGAAAGACCTTTAGGTGTCATTTTTATCACACCATAAGTCTCTATATCTTTTTTAATATATCCTGCGACAATAGCTTGTCTTAATAGTGCAAACCAATATTCTTTTTTCTGGTCTTTACCTATTCCAAAGAATGCTTGCTCGTGTGTTTTATGAGAGGTGATGATTGCATTTTCCTTACCCCTAAGCGTGAAAACTACTTCTTTACTCTTATAAATTTCTTTTGTATCACGTATTACAGTAAGCACTTTTACAAGTTCATCTTTTGCTTCGTGCTTCTTTTTTGGGTTGCGCATATTATCATCCAGCATCCCACCTTCTCCAGTAGCGTTATCAAACTCTTCACCAAAATAGTGTAGAATGAACTTCCTTCTAGAAATACTTGTCTCTGCAAATGCGACTACTTCTTGCAATAGTGCGTGACCTATCTCCTGCTCTGCTACAGGTTTACCACTCATAAACTTCTCGAGCTTCTCAATATCCTTGTAGGCATAAAAAGCAAGGCAATGGCCCTCGCCTCCATCGCGACCAGCACGACCTGTTTCTTGATAATAGCTCTCAATACTTTTAGGTATATCGTGATGAATCACAAAGCGCACATCTGGCTTATCTATACCCATACCAAAGGCTATGGTTGCAACCACAACATCTACATCTTCCATTAAGAACATATCTTGATGTCTTGCTCTAGTCTTTGCATCTAGACCTGCGTGATAAGGCACTGCTTTAAGACCATTAACTTGTAGAGTTTGTGCTAGCTCTTCTACGCGTTTACGTGCAAGACAATAGATTATGCCGCTCTTACCTTCATTTTGCTTTACAAAGCGAATGATATCTGCATCTACTTGTGCTGCTTTAGGGCGCACTTCATAATAAAGGTTAGGTCTATTAAAGGAAGCTTTAAAAGTATTTGCGTTTGTTATCCCTAAGTTTTTAAGAATATCTTCTTGCACTTTTGGTGTGGCAGTAGCTGTTACAGCTATGATAGGGATATTATCACCTATTCTTCCTATAATCTTTCTAAGGTTTCTATACTCAGGTCTAAAGTCGTGACCCCACTCTGAGATACAGTGTGCCTCGTCTATAGCCAGAAAAGATATTTTCTGCTCACGTAAGAACTCTACATTTTCTTCTTTGGTAAGTGATTCTGGAGCAACATATAGCAGTTTTGTAACACCTCTTGCTATATCCTCTTTAACCGTTTTAATCTCTCCTTTAGTAAGAGAACTATTTAAAACGTGAGCAATGCCCTCATCTTGTGAGATACCGCGCAAGGCATCTACTTGATTTTTCATAAGAGCTATGAGAGGAGACACCACAATAGCGGTTCCCTCTGCTATAAGAGCTGGCAGTTGGTAACATAGCGATTTACCACCACCAGTAGGCATTATAACAAAGGTGTGGTTTCCTCCTACAATGCTTTTTATTACCTCTTCCTGCAAACCCTTAAACTGACCAAAGCCAAAATATTTCTTAAGTTCTTTGTGTAAGTCTATTTGTTCTGTCTTCATCTATTCAAATGCATTTTTACATACCTTTGTGTTTTCTAAAGATAGTAATTTCCCCACGTTAAACAAATCATAACAAAACCAAGTTTTGAACATAACTCAGCAAATCATTGCTAGCGCACAGAAAACCATTAACATTGAGCAGGCTGCCATTGCAAATCTATCGTCACTTATAGATGAAGAATTTGCTCAAGCAGTGCAAGCTATTTACTCATCAAAGGGTAGAGTTGTTATTACAGGTATAGGTAAAAGCGCCATTATAGCTCAAAAAATAGTTGCAACACTTAACAGTACAGGTACTCCTGCACTATTTATGCACGCGGCAGATGCGATACACGGCGACCTAGGGAGTATACTTATAGATGATATTGTAATATGTATCTCAAAGAGCGGTACAACACCAGAGATTAAAGCCTTAGTCCCACTTATTAAGAAAACCGAGAATACACTCATTGCAATTACTTCAAATAAAACATCATTTTTAGGCAATGAGGCAGACTATGTTTTGCACGCCTTTGTAAAAGAAGAGGCTTGCCCTAATAACCTTGCCCCTACTACAAGCACCACTGCACAGCTCGTTATAGGTGATGCAGTTGCTGTAGCATTACTAGACCTGAGAGGTTTTACAGAAAAAGACTTTGCAAAGTATCACCCAGGAGGTGCGTTAGGCAAGCGATTATATCTTACAGTACAAGATATATGTGCCACACATCAAAACCCTGCAGTAACACCAGATGCAAGCATTAAAGAGGTTATCGTTGAAATCTCTAAAAAAAGACTAGGTGTAACCGCCGTCGTTTTGAATGGGGTTATACAAGGAATAATCACAGACGGAGACCTCCGTAGAATGCTTGCAAAAAACGACTCACTAGAAGGGCTTACAGCACAACAGATTATGAGCGAAAATCCAAAAACTGTAAATCACACAGCTATGGCAATCGCTGCAAAAGATATTCTAGAAGAACATAACATAAGCCAGCTTCTGGTCGTAAAAGATGGTAACTATGCTGGCGTTGTACATATACACGACCTCATAAAAGAAGGAATCGCATAATGGCAAAAAAAGAAAAAAAACACCCTGATGAGATGTCCTTTCTGGATCATCTTGAAGAATTAAGATGGCATTTAATAAGAGCAACACTAGCAGTAGTTATCATAGGTGTAGTCGCTTTTATTTTTAAGGGAACACTTTTTAAAATCATCTTTGGGCCACAAAGTCCTGACTTTGTTTCTTACGACATACTCTGTGAGATATCACGCTTCTTTGGGGCCGAAAAAGGATGCATTGCAGATGGTGATATGGACTTTATTATACAGAGTAGAAAGGTTGCAGGACAGTTTAGCGCAGCTATATGGACCTCCATTATGGCGGGCGTTGTGATAGGTTTTCCATACATACTTTATGAATTTTGGAAATTTATCTCACCAGGCTTATATGAGAATGAGCGTAAATCTAGTAAGGGTTTTATAGTTGTTGCCTCATTGCTTTTCTTTATGGGAGCAGCATTTGGATACTTTGTAGTAGCACCACTTTCTATAAACTTTCTTGCCACTTTTAAAATATCTGAAGCCGTTCAAAATGAATTTGACATAGACTCATTTATAGGGCTTGTGCGTGCATCTGTACTAGCTTCTGGTTTTATATTTGAACTACCTATCATTATGTATTTTTTAACTAAAATAGGCCTAGTTACACCAGAATTTTTAAAGAAAAACAGAAAGTATGCGCTTGTAATTGTATTAATTTTGGCGGCCATAATCACACCGCCAGATATATCAACACAAGTCATTGTTGCTATACCGATAATTATACTTTACGAGGTTAGTATTTTTATCTCAAGAGGTGTAATAACAAGAGAAAAACGCCGACTCAAAAAAGCCGGTCTCGCATAAGAAACAGGCAAAAATTATTAATAATTAATCGTTGTACGCTTTCGCGAAAGCGTAAACCCCCACTTACATTATGAGTAACAATATAATAGACGACTTTAATAGCTATCGTTCGAAAATGAATGATAAAATACTCGCAGACAATAACAAAATTGTAAAGCGCATCTTTAACCTTGACACAAACGCTTTTACCGCGGGTGCTCTAGACAAAAAGACAAAAGAACTTTTAGGTCTTGTTGCCTCTACAGTCCTACGTTGTGATGACTGTGTAAAATATCACTTAGAGAGCTGCCACGACGAGGGCGTGACTAAAGAGGAGGTGATGGAAACACTTAGTATAGGTACTCTTGTAGGAGGAACTATAGTAATACCACACCTACGCCGTGCTTATGAGTACTGGGAAGCCCTAGATGAAAAGAAAGGAAATCAATAAGCATTTCTTTTTTGTTATAAAGATCTATAATGCTTGTTCTTAATGAGCGTTATAGATCTTTAAAATAAAGGCTTAAACAATACGTATATTTGTTACATATGAAACTACGCGCAGAAAACTTAATGAAATCTTACAAAGGCCGAAAGGTTGTAAAGGGGATTTCTGTAGAAGTTAACCAAGGTGAAATTGTAGGTCTCTTAGGCCCTAATGGAGCCGGGAAGACTACGTCGTTTTATATGATAGTGGGTCTTGTAAAGCCTAATGGCGGTAATATATACCTAGACCAGCAAGATATTACTAAATACCCTATGTATAAAAGGGCGCAAAACGGTATAGGCTACCTAGCGCAAGAAGCTTCTGTTTTTAGAAAACTGAGTATAGAAGATAATATATTAAGCGTTTTACAGCTTACTAAACTGTCTAAAAAAGAGCAACTTCACAAGATGGAGGAGCTTATAGAAGAGTTTAGCTTAGGGCATATACGTAAAAGCCGTGGTGACCTTTTATCTGGTGGAGAGCGTAGACGTACAGAAATTGCTAGAGCTCTTGCTACCTCACCATCTTTTATATTACTAGATGAGCCCTTTGCCGGTGTAGACCCGGTTGCTGTAGAAGATATACAGCGCATCGTTGCACAGCTCAAAAATAAAAACATAGGCATCCTTATCACAGATCACAATGTGCAAGAAACGCTGGCTATCACAGACCGCACTTACCTAATGTTTGAAGGAAGTATACTCAAACACGGAGAGCCAGAAGAACTCGCAGCAGATGAGATGGTGAGAAAAGTCTATCTAGGTCAGAACTTTGAACTAAGAAAAAAGAAGCTCTTTTAATTAAAGCTTACATACAATCTTATAATTAAGATCACCCTCTATATATCTTGTTATGAAATATACTTATACTCTCATACTTGTAGTCCTATTTTCTGTTTTTTGTAAAGCACAAACACCTATTCCTTCTCAAGAGCAAGATACTCTGGGTATCTTAAAACTTGCTTTTTACGACACAAAGGTGATGCTTAAAGGTATAGGCCACGCATACACAGGCCCTCTGCGATGGAAAAAAGATGACTTTATTGTGGCAGGAGCCATTGTAGGTGGTACTGCACTCCTCTACTTTGTAGATGATGATGTAGAAAACTACTTTATAGACAGAAGAGAAGATATCCCTACGGTACTTGATGAAGCTGGAGAGCGACTAGGGAGCCCTCAAGTAGCTTATGGAATTACAGCTGGTACTTATCTTTTTGGGTTATTTACAAAAAATGAAAAAGTACGTCGTACTGGAGCTTTAATGACCTCATCTGCAGTGACTGCTGGATTATTACAAACACTTCTTAAAGCATCAACAGGAAGAAGTAGACCTACTAATGGTCAAGGTAAATTTAGCTTTAATCCTTATAGTGGCGAGGCTGGTTTTAGAGCATTCCCTTCTGGTCACACCATTCTTTCTGTAACAATGGCTCACGCAGTAGCAAAGCAATTTGATAATGTTTGGGTAAAAGTTGGTATTTATGCTATAGGCTCCATAGCTCCTTTACAAAGGTTATGGGGTGGAGCGCACTGGCTTACAGACGTAGCACTTAGTGCTGCACTTAGTATTGTGATAGTAGATTCTATAGACAACTATATGAACAAGGCAAATGTATATCCCGACGGCTCTAAAAAAAACAATAGCATTTCTTGGAAATTTAATGTAGGCTTAGGTCGCGCCGGGCTTACTGGTACTTTCTAGATTAATTTACTGGTAAAGTTTCTTGTTTCTGTGCTTTTATAGTAAGCACAAGCATTGCTACCCTGCTTATCACAAAACAAAACAACCCAAAAACGGTACATAATAATGCTACTTTGAGCCCTCCTGCCATCATAGGCTGTGAGATGTTCCCATTTCCCTCTATAGCATCAAAGGCTGTAATAAGACCTATAGTAGACCCGAGAAGTCCCCACATAAGTGCAAAGAGACTGAGATGACCTATGAGCTCTAGTGTATTTCTTACACGTTTTTTACCTACGAGTGCTAAAATAAATAAGACTAC harbors:
- a CDS encoding RecQ family ATP-dependent DNA helicase yields the protein MKTEQIDLHKELKKYFGFGQFKGLQEEVIKSIVGGNHTFVIMPTGGGKSLCYQLPALIAEGTAIVVSPLIALMKNQVDALRGISQDEGIAHVLNSSLTKGEIKTVKEDIARGVTKLLYVAPESLTKEENVEFLREQKISFLAIDEAHCISEWGHDFRPEYRNLRKIIGRIGDNIPIIAVTATATPKVQEDILKNLGITNANTFKASFNRPNLYYEVRPKAAQVDADIIRFVKQNEGKSGIIYCLARKRVEELAQTLQVNGLKAVPYHAGLDAKTRARHQDMFLMEDVDVVVATIAFGMGIDKPDVRFVIHHDIPKSIESYYQETGRAGRDGGEGHCLAFYAYKDIEKLEKFMSGKPVAEQEIGHALLQEVVAFAETSISRRKFILHYFGEEFDNATGEGGMLDDNMRNPKKKHEAKDELVKVLTVIRDTKEIYKSKEVVFTLRGKENAIITSHKTHEQAFFGIGKDQKKEYWFALLRQAIVAGYIKKDIETYGVIKMTPKGLSFIEEPSSFMMTDDHTFGVDADNTIISAQKAGGADKKLMEMLRDLRKKVAKKLDVPPFVVFQDPSLQDMAIKYPITIQELGNVHGVGDGKAKKYGKDFVKLIQTYVEENDILRPDDLVVKSTGANSGLKLYIIQNVDRKLPLDDLASAKGKEMPDFIKEMEAIVFSGTRLNIDYWINDILDEDQQEELHDYFMEAETDKIDVAMEEFDGEYEDEELRLYRIKFMSEVAN
- a CDS encoding KpsF/GutQ family sugar-phosphate isomerase; the protein is MNITQQIIASAQKTINIEQAAIANLSSLIDEEFAQAVQAIYSSKGRVVITGIGKSAIIAQKIVATLNSTGTPALFMHAADAIHGDLGSILIDDIVICISKSGTTPEIKALVPLIKKTENTLIAITSNKTSFLGNEADYVLHAFVKEEACPNNLAPTTSTTAQLVIGDAVAVALLDLRGFTEKDFAKYHPGGALGKRLYLTVQDICATHQNPAVTPDASIKEVIVEISKKRLGVTAVVLNGVIQGIITDGDLRRMLAKNDSLEGLTAQQIMSENPKTVNHTAMAIAAKDILEEHNISQLLVVKDGNYAGVVHIHDLIKEGIA
- the tatC gene encoding twin-arginine translocase subunit TatC, giving the protein MAKKEKKHPDEMSFLDHLEELRWHLIRATLAVVIIGVVAFIFKGTLFKIIFGPQSPDFVSYDILCEISRFFGAEKGCIADGDMDFIIQSRKVAGQFSAAIWTSIMAGVVIGFPYILYEFWKFISPGLYENERKSSKGFIVVASLLFFMGAAFGYFVVAPLSINFLATFKISEAVQNEFDIDSFIGLVRASVLASGFIFELPIIMYFLTKIGLVTPEFLKKNRKYALVIVLILAAIITPPDISTQVIVAIPIIILYEVSIFISRGVITREKRRLKKAGLA
- a CDS encoding carboxymuconolactone decarboxylase family protein, whose translation is MSNNIIDDFNSYRSKMNDKILADNNKIVKRIFNLDTNAFTAGALDKKTKELLGLVASTVLRCDDCVKYHLESCHDEGVTKEEVMETLSIGTLVGGTIVIPHLRRAYEYWEALDEKKGNQ
- the lptB gene encoding LPS export ABC transporter ATP-binding protein encodes the protein MKLRAENLMKSYKGRKVVKGISVEVNQGEIVGLLGPNGAGKTTSFYMIVGLVKPNGGNIYLDQQDITKYPMYKRAQNGIGYLAQEASVFRKLSIEDNILSVLQLTKLSKKEQLHKMEELIEEFSLGHIRKSRGDLLSGGERRRTEIARALATSPSFILLDEPFAGVDPVAVEDIQRIVAQLKNKNIGILITDHNVQETLAITDRTYLMFEGSILKHGEPEELAADEMVRKVYLGQNFELRKKKLF
- a CDS encoding phosphatase PAP2 family protein, with protein sequence MKYTYTLILVVLFSVFCKAQTPIPSQEQDTLGILKLAFYDTKVMLKGIGHAYTGPLRWKKDDFIVAGAIVGGTALLYFVDDDVENYFIDRREDIPTVLDEAGERLGSPQVAYGITAGTYLFGLFTKNEKVRRTGALMTSSAVTAGLLQTLLKASTGRSRPTNGQGKFSFNPYSGEAGFRAFPSGHTILSVTMAHAVAKQFDNVWVKVGIYAIGSIAPLQRLWGGAHWLTDVALSAALSIVIVDSIDNYMNKANVYPDGSKKNNSISWKFNVGLGRAGLTGTF
- a CDS encoding MotA/TolQ/ExbB proton channel family protein → MSQIIDRINEGGPLFMVPILLVLLAVVVLFILALVGKKRVRNTLELIGHLSLFALMWGLLGSTIGLITAFDAIEGNGNISQPMMAGGLKVALLCTVFGLFCFVISRVAMLVLTIKAQKQETLPVN